The genomic segment ATGGATCTCCAGTCCGTCCTTAGTCATTGCAGTATATTCAGGACCTTGGCCCCGGCCACGGATACCGCCGCGGTAGTACTCGCCGTCTTTGTTGATGGCGATAAAATTATCAGAAAAATCAGGTTTGCCGTTGTTGTGATCGATGATCCGTTGACAGCAATTTTCCACCGCTTCTCTCGGAGACATCCCGTGGCGCATGTTTTCCACAACCAGAAAGCTGCCGCAAACCTTGATCACCGCCTCGCCGCGCCCGGTTGCCCCGCAAGCGCCGATATCATTGTCGACATATAAGCCTGCGCCAACGATTGGAGAATCGCCGGCTCTGCCCGGTATTTTAAAAGAAAGCCCGGATGTAGTCGTACAGCCATACAAATTGCTGTCTTCATCTAGACCGATTACGTTAATGGTACCGGTAGAGCGGCCGGGGATATTATACTCGCCATCCTCCGGTGGGAACCAATCATCCTTTTCACTGAGGTTTTCTTTCCACTTCAGCCAAATTAATCGAGCCCTCTCCGTTAACAGATTTTCTTTCTTGTAGCCATGCGCCATTGCAAATCGAAGCGCGCCTTCGCCAACCAGCATAACATGGTCGGTGCGTTCCATAACCAGGCGGGCAATGTTACTGGGGGTTTTAATATTTTCCAGGCCGGCAACTGCGCCGGCGTTCCTGGTAGGACCGTGCATGACGGTGGAATCCAACTGCACGACACCTTCCTCATTGGGAATCCCGCCATAACCGACAGAAGAGTCGGTGGGATCCAATTCAACGACATTAGCGCCGCCGATAATACCATCCATTAAATCGCCGGACTTTTCAAATGCAGACCAGGCGGCCTCCAGTACTTTTTTACCCCAATCACCGCCATTGCCGCGACCGGTTATAATGATTGGTTTCTTGCCCTTGCTACGCATCAGGTTTTTAGTAATATATGGCGCCCCACCACCAAGAAATGGAATGGCTGCTCCGGCGCCGAAAAGCTTCTTCACAAAATTTCGTCGATGAATTCTTTTTGACATGATACCTCCTTCAACAATTGTGTGTGTTGGAATTATGCGTCAAGTTAATTCTTGTAATTTTACGAATTGACTAATGGTAACAAGGAGATTAGTAAAACGCAATAGAATTCTTATAAAAATATTATTTATACAGGATTAGACCGCAAAGGATTTTTTTTGACAGGATGAACAGGATTTACAAAATGACAAATCAAAGGGTTATGGTTTTTAGGTATTTTCTCTTCTCTGCTTTGAGTTTGTTATAGTTGATACTAAACCAAATCATTTTACGGCCGATTGGGGAGATCGGTAAAAGCGCCGATAAATCGCGTTCGATAAGTTTCACCCTGGTAGGGAGTTTCGATAAACCTTTCTGCCAGCTTTTTTTCGTTACCCATTTTTTCAAATTTCCGTACTTTTTTATAAGCTGAAATTGCCGCCATACGTTTGTTCTGCAGGTCATATATCTTGCCAAGGGTTAAGTAGGCTAATGCGGTTAAATAACTGCCATTCTTCTTGGGATATTGTTCGCAATAATCTTCAAGCAGCAGCATTGCACGGGTATAATTCTTTTCGGTGAAATGAAAGTAGCCCTCCATAAAATTAAACTTGT from the candidate division KSB1 bacterium genome contains:
- a CDS encoding N(4)-(beta-N-acetylglucosaminyl)-L-asparaginase; the encoded protein is MRSKGKKPIIITGRGNGGDWGKKVLEAAWSAFEKSGDLMDGIIGGANVVELDPTDSSVGYGGIPNEEGVVQLDSTVMHGPTRNAGAVAGLENIKTPSNIARLVMERTDHVMLVGEGALRFAMAHGYKKENLLTERARLIWLKWKENLSEKDDWFPPEDGEYNIPGRSTGTINVIGLDEDSNLYGCTTTSGLSFKIPGRAGDSPIVGAGLYVDNDIGACGATGRGEAVIKVCGSFLVVENMRHGMSPREAVENCCQRIIDHNNGKPDFSDNFIAINKDGEYYRGGIRGRGQGPEYTAMTKDGLEIHRGYHVM